The Maridesulfovibrio zosterae DSM 11974 genome contains a region encoding:
- a CDS encoding response regulator, which yields MRFLIIDDDETVHMYLEQLLSPYARLDAVFSGAEAIDKYQEAYAEKDPYSTIFMDILMPEMDGHEVTKKLRDLEKSMNVDGPDEFKLVMITSLKDTKNVSQAFFKGCASCYIVKPFNKVQVMNELRENNVL from the coding sequence ATGAGGTTTCTTATTATTGATGACGATGAAACCGTCCATATGTATTTGGAGCAGCTATTATCACCATATGCACGTCTAGATGCTGTTTTTAGTGGGGCTGAAGCTATAGATAAATATCAGGAAGCTTATGCTGAGAAAGATCCTTATAGCACTATTTTTATGGATATTCTTATGCCTGAGATGGATGGGCACGAGGTTACAAAAAAATTGCGGGACCTTGAAAAAAGTATGAATGTAGATGGACCAGATGAATTTAAGTTGGTTATGATCACTTCGCTTAAGGATACAAAAAATGTTAGTCAGGCATTTTTTAAGGGTTGTGCCAGTTGTTATATTGTTAAGCCTTTTAATAAAGTTCAAGTAATGAATGAGTTACGCGAAAACAATGTTCTATAG
- a CDS encoding histidine kinase dimerization/phosphoacceptor domain -containing protein codes for MNTISGLREEGLNKELEAALARVAVLENKLCSIYDSDPSLSENKMVLSKAESYVHLVENIDQGVLVLDENFDYIFVNQSALQIFKTSHDDFDIPSLFHALSETAQQNIYELLVRQKISRAIEKIECDLVVDSGEILFLYLKFIPVFDSDCRYEGVQIVITDITEERVVKQALKRSEKLYKALFDGAGDAIFVHDEGGTFIDANNVACDRLGYSLDEILKMTPDDLISRRSSRNFIFNSDNHVNFIEHSTKNGNKILVEVNSRRVDFDGENKILTIARDITDRIDADKRAVLNRNRLRALYEMAHMNESSSSVFFDFALSKGVELSQSELGFITLLTGHGNSTGFCYWSSLSHYGKKNMLPEPESIDVCGIWKEAVVKRSPVLENSVEPDSSIYPFTSGSVENFLAIPIRETGKVVALAVFVNKDGGYDSDNVRNLTLLLEGMWNIVGKKKSEEKVRKSLLEKETLLKEVHHRVKNNMQVICSLLNLQTDYIKDPQDLVLIKHSIDRVRSMAYVHEQLYRSDDLSSIDFGKYIKGLGSSLINSYGAAGNVEFVTSLDSIMLPIEQALPCGLIVNELLTNAITHAFPEDYIQKSKRISVKLEFSGENIFMTVSDNGIGIENGLERTGSLGHVLIDTLVNQIEGSMKAYSDNGAKFDLVFKMK; via the coding sequence ATGAATACCATAAGCGGCCTTCGCGAAGAAGGTCTTAATAAAGAGCTTGAGGCTGCACTTGCTAGAGTCGCCGTTCTAGAGAATAAATTATGTTCAATTTATGACTCTGATCCAAGTCTATCTGAAAATAAAATGGTTTTGTCTAAAGCTGAGTCTTATGTGCATCTGGTTGAAAATATTGATCAAGGTGTTCTCGTTTTAGATGAAAATTTTGATTATATTTTTGTAAATCAGAGTGCTTTACAGATTTTTAAAACAAGTCATGATGATTTTGATATACCCAGTTTATTCCATGCATTGTCCGAAACTGCACAGCAAAATATATATGAATTGCTTGTTCGGCAGAAAATTTCCAGAGCTATTGAAAAAATTGAATGTGATCTTGTCGTAGACTCTGGAGAAATTCTTTTTTTGTATCTTAAATTTATTCCAGTCTTTGATTCTGATTGCAGGTATGAAGGTGTTCAGATTGTCATAACTGATATAACCGAAGAGCGTGTAGTCAAACAGGCATTGAAGCGGTCAGAAAAACTTTATAAAGCTCTATTTGATGGGGCAGGTGATGCTATATTTGTTCATGATGAAGGAGGAACTTTTATAGATGCTAATAATGTTGCCTGTGATCGTTTAGGGTACTCCCTTGATGAAATTTTAAAAATGACACCTGATGATTTAATAAGCAGACGTTCAAGTAGGAATTTTATTTTTAATAGTGATAACCATGTTAATTTTATTGAGCATAGTACGAAAAATGGTAATAAAATTTTAGTTGAAGTAAATTCACGAAGGGTTGATTTTGACGGTGAAAATAAAATTTTAACAATCGCAAGAGATATTACAGATAGGATTGATGCCGATAAAAGAGCTGTTTTAAATAGGAATAGATTAAGGGCTCTCTATGAGATGGCTCATATGAATGAGTCTTCATCGTCTGTATTTTTCGATTTTGCTCTTAGCAAAGGAGTAGAGCTTTCACAAAGTGAACTTGGATTTATCACTCTTTTGACAGGGCACGGCAATAGTACAGGGTTTTGTTATTGGAGCAGTCTGAGCCACTATGGAAAGAAAAATATGCTTCCTGAACCCGAAAGTATAGATGTCTGTGGAATATGGAAAGAAGCTGTTGTCAAGCGCAGCCCTGTTCTTGAAAATTCAGTTGAACCAGATAGCTCGATATATCCATTCACAAGTGGTAGTGTTGAAAATTTTTTAGCTATTCCTATTCGCGAAACAGGGAAGGTGGTTGCCCTGGCTGTTTTTGTTAATAAGGATGGTGGTTATGATAGTGATAATGTAAGAAATTTGACCCTGCTTCTTGAAGGTATGTGGAATATTGTTGGCAAAAAGAAGTCTGAAGAGAAAGTACGCAAGTCATTGCTTGAAAAAGAAACTCTGCTTAAAGAGGTTCATCATCGAGTAAAAAATAATATGCAGGTTATATGCAGCCTACTGAACCTGCAAACGGATTATATAAAAGATCCGCAGGATTTGGTGCTTATTAAGCATAGTATAGATCGGGTACGGTCAATGGCATACGTACATGAGCAGCTTTATAGATCTGATGATTTGAGCAGTATTGATTTTGGGAAGTATATTAAGGGGCTCGGGTCATCATTAATAAATTCATATGGCGCTGCTGGTAATGTAGAATTTGTAACTAGTCTTGATTCTATTATGCTCCCAATTGAACAGGCGCTGCCGTGCGGTTTAATTGTAAATGAACTGCTTACCAACGCTATAACTCATGCTTTTCCAGAAGATTATATTCAGAAATCTAAAAGGATTTCTGTTAAACTGGAGTTTAGTGGTGAAAATATTTTTATGACTGTTTCTGACAACGGAATTGGAATTGAAAATGGTCTTGAACGTACTGGTAGCCTGGGGCATGTTCTGATTGATACACTTGTTAATCAGATTGAAGGTTCAATGAAGGCTTATTCAGATAATGGGGCCAAATTTGATCTGGTTTTCAAAATGAAATAA
- a CDS encoding FAD-dependent oxidoreductase, producing the protein MSEHVVVIGAVALGPKAACRFKRIRQDAKVTLIDRDEIFSYGGCGIPYFVSGDVSDANQLRTTAFHMVRDEPFFHDIKGVDVLSGTEATKIDRAKKQVHIKNLKSGAESVLDYDQLVIATGATPRKLNLPGEELENVFYVGNMHDAEKIKQGITKGKYAKAVVVGAGFIGLEMAEAFADMWGIETTVVEIFDQILPRMCSPVLAKMGQNHMEEQGVAFKLGQTVASIEGNGKVEKVVTSDGEVEADIVIVSAGVIPNDKLARECGLDCSERGGILVDESMRTSDSAIFSGGDCVIIKNAVDGSPMFLPMGSMANRQGRVIGSNLAGHSETFPPAAGSWVVKIFERAMSGTGMSLGAARQAGFDAISVLLIMADRAHFYPEKDMMTLEMVVDKATRRVLGLQGYSAGGDAMVGRINAVAALMKFQPKIEDISNLEVPYSPPFASAMDVLNAIANMADNAISGMNHGHGPDTFAEYWANRESGKFCFLDVRESADAEPFLKKYPEYWHNIPQGEIPKRYEELPKDKKLVLVCNTGGRSYEAQVMLDALGFEEVHNTQGGMAVIKAYGVDI; encoded by the coding sequence ATGTCAGAACATGTAGTTGTCATTGGTGCTGTCGCACTTGGTCCTAAAGCTGCTTGCCGTTTTAAAAGAATCAGGCAGGACGCGAAAGTAACTCTTATTGATAGAGATGAAATTTTTTCATATGGCGGTTGTGGGATTCCCTATTTTGTTTCCGGCGATGTCTCGGATGCAAATCAGCTTCGCACTACCGCTTTTCATATGGTTCGGGATGAGCCTTTTTTTCATGATATTAAAGGGGTAGATGTCCTTTCAGGAACAGAAGCTACTAAAATAGACCGTGCAAAAAAACAGGTTCATATTAAAAATTTAAAGTCTGGCGCAGAGTCTGTACTCGATTATGATCAGCTTGTAATAGCAACCGGGGCAACTCCCCGTAAGCTTAATCTGCCAGGTGAAGAGCTTGAAAATGTATTTTATGTCGGCAATATGCATGATGCTGAGAAAATAAAGCAGGGCATTACCAAAGGTAAATATGCCAAGGCTGTTGTCGTTGGCGCTGGTTTTATCGGCCTTGAAATGGCGGAAGCATTTGCAGATATGTGGGGAATTGAAACTACTGTTGTTGAAATTTTTGATCAGATTCTGCCGCGTATGTGCAGTCCCGTACTGGCTAAAATGGGCCAGAACCATATGGAAGAGCAGGGTGTTGCTTTTAAGCTCGGTCAGACCGTGGCCAGCATTGAAGGCAATGGTAAAGTCGAAAAGGTTGTAACCTCTGATGGCGAAGTCGAAGCTGACATTGTAATTGTTTCGGCCGGTGTAATTCCAAATGATAAATTAGCTCGTGAGTGTGGCCTTGATTGCAGTGAACGTGGTGGTATTCTTGTTGATGAATCCATGCGCACATCTGATTCTGCAATTTTTTCAGGCGGTGACTGCGTTATTATCAAGAATGCTGTTGACGGTTCTCCCATGTTTTTACCTATGGGCTCTATGGCTAATAGACAGGGACGAGTGATCGGAAGCAACCTTGCCGGTCACAGTGAAACATTTCCCCCAGCAGCTGGTTCTTGGGTTGTAAAGATTTTTGAGCGCGCTATGTCAGGTACTGGCATGAGCCTTGGAGCTGCTAGACAGGCCGGGTTTGACGCTATAAGCGTTTTGTTGATCATGGCTGATAGAGCTCATTTTTATCCAGAGAAGGATATGATGACTCTGGAAATGGTTGTTGATAAAGCTACCAGACGTGTTCTTGGCCTACAGGGGTATTCTGCAGGTGGTGACGCAATGGTAGGGCGTATTAATGCTGTTGCTGCTCTAATGAAATTTCAGCCTAAAATTGAAGATATCAGCAACCTTGAGGTCCCTTATTCTCCTCCTTTTGCTTCTGCAATGGATGTGCTTAATGCTATCGCAAACATGGCAGATAATGCAATTTCAGGAATGAATCATGGTCATGGTCCTGATACTTTTGCCGAATACTGGGCAAATCGTGAAAGTGGAAAGTTTTGCTTTCTTGATGTTCGAGAATCTGCAGATGCAGAACCATTTCTCAAAAAATATCCTGAATACTGGCACAACATTCCGCAGGGAGAGATTCCTAAACGTTATGAAGAGTTGCCCAAGGATAAAAAGTTGGTACTTGTCTGCAATACTGGTGGCCGCTCTTATGAAGCTCAAGTTATGCTCGATGCTTTAGGTTTTGAAGAAGTACATAATACTCAGGGTGGTATGGCTGTTATCAAGGCTTATGGTGTTGATATTTGA